DNA from Mycolicibacterium alvei:
CAGGATCGAGTCGAACTTCAGCAGGTGAGCCAGGGTGGCGTTGTCGGTGAGATCGTTGACAGCCACGATTTCGATGTCGGTGTTTGTGCCCTCGGCCTGCTGCGAGGCCAGGGCCCGGTAGAAGTTGCGCCCGATGCGGCCGAAGCCGTTAACGCCTACCCGGATGGTCACGTGACTCTCCCTACAGTTGCCGTTAACTGAACTGCCCGCCGCCAGCCTAGTGCTGATGCCGCCCCGCTGCGCGTCCTGGTCAGTGCACCAGATATCGGCGGCGCGTAGGGCGAGTTGGTCGAGTTCGTGCCGGTCCTGGCCGACCAGATCGGCCGTGCGTCGCGTCGACGAACAGCGCGTGGTCCCTCGCCAGCTATCCCTGGCATGTCGAGGCGCTGAATCGTCAGCATCTGCACTTCACGCTCGACAGCCGTTGCGGTTTCGGTGTTTTCACTCCACCGTGGGATCAGGCGTCGTCGAGCAGATCCGCGGTCACCGCCGACTCGGTGTCGGGCAGCCCTTCCTGCTTGGCCTTGCGATCGGCCATCGAGAGCAAGCGCCGGATACGGCCTGCCACAGCATCTTTCGTCATCGGCGGATCGGCAAGCCGACCCAATTCCTCCAGCGATGCCTGCCGGTGCTCGACCCGCAATTTGCCCGCCGCAGCCAGATGATCGGGCACCCCGTCACCGAGGATGTCCAACGCACGCTCCACCCGGGCAGCCGCAGCAACCGCAGCCCGCGCCGATCGGCGCAGATTCGCATCGTCGAAATTGGCCAGGCGATTGGCCGTGGCACGGACCTCGCGGCGCATGCGCCGTTCCTCCCACGTCAGCCGCGTGTCCTGGGCACCCATCCGGGTAAGCAACGCGCCGATCGCCTCCCCGTCGCGCACCACCACCCGGTCAGCGCCACGCACCTCACGGGCCTTGGCACTGACCCCGAGCCGCCGCGCCGCACCCACCAGGGCCAGGGCAGCCTCCGGGCCGGGGCAACTGACCTCGAGCGCCGAGGACCGCCCCGGCTCGGTCAGCGATCCATGGGCGAGGAACGCACCGCGCCACGCCGCCTCGGCGTCACCGACGCTGCCGCCGACCACCTGCGCGGGAAGTCCTCGCACCGGGCGCCCACGAAGGTCGAGCAGTCCGGT
Protein-coding regions in this window:
- the whiA gene encoding DNA-binding protein WhiA, whose translation is MTAEVKDELSRLVVNSVSARRAEVASLLRFAGGLHIVAGRVVVEAEVDLGIIARRLRKDIHDLYGYNAVVHVLSATGIRKNTRYVVRVAADGEALARQTGLLDLRGRPVRGLPAQVVGGSVGDAEAAWRGAFLAHGSLTEPGRSSALEVSCPGPEAALALVGAARRLGVSAKAREVRGADRVVVRDGEAIGALLTRMGAQDTRLTWEERRMRREVRATANRLANFDDANLRRSARAAVAAAARVERALDILGDGVPDHLAAAGKLRVEHRQASLEELGRLADPPMTKDAVAGRIRRLLSMADRKAKQEGLPDTESAVTADLLDDA